Genomic DNA from Desulfuromonas versatilis:
CCATACCGGCACCTCGGTGGAGAGCCTGGAGGTCGGCGATGGCGCGGTGAGCGCACGACTCTCCAGCGGCGAAACCCTGAACGTGGAAAAGGCGCTGGTCGCCGTGGGTCGGGTGCCGAACAGCGCCGGGTTGGGCCTGGAAGAGGCCGGGATCAAGGTGGAGAAGGGCGCCGTGGTGGTCGATGAGCGCCTGCGCACCAGCCTCGAGAACGTCTATGCCATCGGCGATGTGACCGGCGGCATCCAGTTGGCCCATGTCGCTTCCTACCAGGCCGCCGTTGCGGTGGATAACGCATTGGGGGGCGATGTGCGGGTCGACTACAGCACCGTGCCCAGCGTGATCTTCACCCTGCCCGAGATCGCCCAGGTCGGACTGACCGAGGAACAATGCAAGGAAAAGGGGCTGGCCTACCGGGCCGGGCGGTTCGCCTACCAGGCCTCGGGCAAGGCGCTGTGCGACGGCGAGCCCAGGGGCAGCGTGAAGGTCCTGGCTGCCGAGGCAGATGGCCGGATTCTCGGCGCGGTGATCGCCGGCAACGAAGCCTCGTCGCTGATCTCGGAAATCTCGACCGCCATGCACAACGGCCTGAGCGTCGCCGAACTGGCCCACGCTATCCACGCCCACCCGACGCTGCCGGAGATGATCATGGAGGCGGCCGAGGATTGTGAGGGTGTGGCGGTGCACAAGGTCAGCCGCAAGACCCGCGAGCGGGCATCGTCCAAAAATTAGAGTGCGTACGGCGACCATCACGGCCGCCTTTTTGCAAAAAGGAGGAAGAGGGAACTATGGCCCTTGTCGTGCAGAAGTACGGCGGAACGTCCGTCGGTACTATTGAAAGAATTCGCAACGTGGCCCGTCGCGTAGCCAAGACCTACGACGACGGCAATGATGTCGTGGTGATCGTTTCGGCCATGGCCGGCGAAACCAACAAGCTGGTGGCCCTGGCCAACGAGATGTGCGAATTCCCCAGCGAGCGGGAATACGACGTGCTGGTCGCCACCGGCGAGCAGGTCACCATCGCGCTGCTCTCCATGTGCCTGCAGTCCATGGGGTACAAGGCGAAAAGCTACATGGGGCACCAGATCCCTATCTGGACCGACAATTCCTTCTCCAAGGCCCGCATTGAAAAAATCGAGGACAAAAAGGTCCGCGAAGACTTGAAGAACGGCAACATCATCGTGGTGGCCGGCTTCCAGGGGGTGGACAAGGAAGGCAACACCACCACCCTCGGCCGCGGCGGCTCCGATACCTCGGCGGTGGCAGTGGCGGCGGCACTCAAGGCCGACGTGTGCGAAATCTACACCGACGTCGACGGGGTCTATACCACCGATCCCCGGATGGTGCCCGACGCCTCCAAGATCGACAAGATCTCCTACGACGAGATGCTCGAGATGGCTTCGCTCGGAGCCAAGGTCCTGCAGATCCGCTCGGTGGAGTTTGCCAAGAAATACGGCGTGGTGGTCCACGTCCGTTCCAGTTTCAACGACAATCCAGGTACGCTGGTGATGAAGGAGGATGCTGATATGGAGACCGTTCTGGTTTCGGGGATTACCTACAACAAGGATGAAGCCAAAATTTCCGTGATGCACGTCCCCGACAAACCGGGGATCGCCGCTCTGCTGTTCACCCCCCTGTCCCACGCCAACATCACCGTGGACAT
This window encodes:
- the lpdA gene encoding dihydrolipoyl dehydrogenase, whose protein sequence is MIEFDLAVIGAGPGGYVAAIRGVQKGAKVCVIEEDKVGGTCLNRGCIPTKALCSTAHTLERIRHAAAHGILVEEPRIDYALVAERKDKIVATLVGGIEQLLKGNGIEVFRGRGSIEGPGRVKIRCKDVVGHIRAKQIILATGSVSARPKALPIDGKNILTSDEILAIKELPKSLLIIGGGYIGCEFASIFGTLGTEVTLVEQLPQLLSYTDRQAVRELEKAFRESGVKVHTGTSVESLEVGDGAVSARLSSGETLNVEKALVAVGRVPNSAGLGLEEAGIKVEKGAVVVDERLRTSLENVYAIGDVTGGIQLAHVASYQAAVAVDNALGGDVRVDYSTVPSVIFTLPEIAQVGLTEEQCKEKGLAYRAGRFAYQASGKALCDGEPRGSVKVLAAEADGRILGAVIAGNEASSLISEISTAMHNGLSVAELAHAIHAHPTLPEMIMEAAEDCEGVAVHKVSRKTRERASSKN
- a CDS encoding aspartate kinase, whose product is MALVVQKYGGTSVGTIERIRNVARRVAKTYDDGNDVVVIVSAMAGETNKLVALANEMCEFPSEREYDVLVATGEQVTIALLSMCLQSMGYKAKSYMGHQIPIWTDNSFSKARIEKIEDKKVREDLKNGNIIVVAGFQGVDKEGNTTTLGRGGSDTSAVAVAAALKADVCEIYTDVDGVYTTDPRMVPDASKIDKISYDEMLEMASLGAKVLQIRSVEFAKKYGVVVHVRSSFNDNPGTLVMKEDADMETVLVSGITYNKDEAKISVMHVPDKPGIAALLFTPLSHANITVDMIIQNVSHDGYTDMTFTVPKADFKKSLKIVEETAKQIGAGGVRSDENIAKVSIIGVGMRSHSGIASKMFQTLSQEGVNIQMISTSEIKVSCIVDAKYTELAVRVLHEAFGLSKKDVKPE